The Colias croceus chromosome 11, ilColCroc2.1 genome has a segment encoding these proteins:
- the LOC123695732 gene encoding developmentally-regulated GTP-binding protein 2 — protein MGILEKISEIEKEIARTQKNKATEYHLGLLKAKLAKYRSQLLEPSKKGGDKGEGFDVLKSGDARVALIGFPSVGKSTLLSTLTHTHSEAASYEFTTLTCIPGVIEYRGANIQLLDLPGIIEGAAQGKGRGRQVIAVARTADLVLMMLDATKPYVHRQLLEKELESVGIRLNKNKPNIYFKVKKGGGLSFNSTCQLTKVDEKMVQMILHEYKIFNAEVLFREDCTADELIDVILANRVYLPCLYVYNKIDQISLQEVDRIARQPHSIVVSCNMKLNLDYLLETLWEYLSLIRVYTKKPGQPPDFDDGLILRKGVTVEHVCHSIHRTLAAQLKYALVWGTSTKYSPQRVGLHHTVQDEDVVQLIKK, from the exons ATGGGTATCTTAGAAAAGATATCTGAAATTGAAAAGGAAATTGCTAGGACACAAAAGAATAAAG caACTGAATATCATTTGGGGTTATTGAAAGCCAAGCTAGCGAAGTACAGGTCTCAACTTTTAGAACCATCTAAAAAGGGAGGTGATAAAGGGGAGGGTTTTGATGTTTTAAAGTCAGGTGATGCAAGAGTTGCTCTTATAGGTTTTCCATCAGTTGGTAAG TCAACCCTGCTCTCTACACTAACGCACACACACTCTGAGGCAGCGAGCTATGAGTTCACGACTCTCACGTGTATTCCTGGTGTTATTGAGTACCGAGGTGCTAATATACAGCTACTGGATCTGCCGGGAATCATTGAAGGCGCCGCCCAGGGCAAAGGAAGAGGGAGACag GTGATAGCAGTAGCGCGTACAGCAGACCTGGTGCTCATGATGTTAGATGCCACAAAGCCGTACGTGCACCGCCAGCTGCTTGAGAAGGAGTTGGAGAGTGTCGGCATCAGGCTGAATAAGAACAaacctaatatttattttaag GTTAAAAAAGGCGGCGGTTTGTCGTTCAACTCCACGTGTCAGCTGACTAAAGTGGACGAAAAAATGGTGCAGATGATTctacatgaatataaaatatttaatgctgag GTGCTATTCCGCGAGGACTGTACAGCGGACGAGCTGATCGACGTGATCCTAGCGAACCGCGTGTACCTGCCGTGCCTGTATGTGTACAACAAGATCGATCAGATCTCGCTGCAGGAGGTCGACCGCATCGCGAGACAGCCGCACTCTATCGTCGTCag TTGTAACATGAAGCTCAACCTGGACTACTTGCTGGAGACGCTGTGGGAGTACCTCTCCCTCATCAGGGTGTACACGAAGAAGCCTGGTCAGCCACCGGACTTCGATGATGGACTTATTTTGAGAAAG ggTGTAACAGTAGAACACGTGTGTCACTCGATTCACCGCACGCTCGCGGCGCAACTCAAGTACGCGCTGGTGTGGGGCACCAGCACCAAGTACAGTCCGCAGCGCGTGGGGCTGCACCACACTGTGCAGGATGAGGACGTGGTGCAACTTATCAAGAAGTAG